The window ATAGGAATCGGTATGCGCTTGTCACCGCTGGCTCTCGGACTCGCGGTTCTACTGACAGTCAGTCTGGCGGGGATGCCCGCCGCTGCGGCCGTACAGGAACGCGAGAACGACCCCGGCGCCGGCGAGGTTGCCGCGGCGTACAACGAGAACGTCGATAGCCTCCCGGGCGTCATCAAAGACCGGGCCGCCAACGAACGAGTCGAGTTGAATATCGAGTCCTCGGAGGGCGGCACCGAAACCTACACCGCCATCACCGACGGTGATGCCCGCATCACCGGGCTTCAGGAGGGCAGCCACGACCCCACCCTCCGTGTGAGCACCGACGAGGCGACCATCCGTGAAATCGCGAACGCGGAGAACACTGGCGCGGCCGCCGCCGAAGCCTACGAATCCGGCGATATCCGAATCGAGGGCGTCGGCATGGTCAACACCGTCACGGTCGAGGCCGTGAAGGTCGGCCACAGCGTCGGTTCGGCGCTCGGCCTCCTGTAACGGCTCTCTTTCTGCCGCTCGCGTTCCCCGACGACTAACGAGGCGTTTTTCTCGCCAGCGTTCCAAGGTCGGATATGGACGACACCGACGGGGGGTTCCAGAAGGGCCGCAAGGCAGCGACGTTCCTCATCCTCCCCTTCGTCGCGCTGGGCATCGGGAATCTGATTCTCATCCTCCAGTGGGGTATCGACCCGCTGTGGGGCTTCGTGCTCCTCCCGCCGATTCTGTTCATCTCGGCTATCGGCTGGATTGCCATCCGCGGCGGCTTCGCCGAGGACCGGACCGGGGACAGCGACTACAACGGCGGCGTCTAGGAATTGGTGTTCTGTAGGTTTTTCTCTGATGTTTAAAAGGGGTCACTACCTCCGAAGCCCTCGGCCGGCTGGCGGTCGCTACGCGGGATATCCTCACTTCGTTCGGATAGTGCCCGCTTAGCGACTAAATTGAACGCCACCCGCCCTCGCCCTTCGATTCCGCCAGGAAACCGCAGCCACACACCTCCCCAACCGACTCCCTCCTTCGCTTCGCTCAGTCGGTCGTCCCTCGCGCGCTTTCGTCCGACCGCCGCTCACGGGTGCGTTCGCGGCGGTCGGCCAGCGCGCGCCATTTATAAAAGCCAGTCGGCCGGGAGGATGGGTCGGCCGCACGGCCGACCATCCGACCCGGGGAAGGGCAGGTGCTGTCCCTGGGGGACTGAAAGGGCGAGGCGCGCGAGACGCGAACGGAGTGAGCGTCTCGGTCTGGCTGAACGGCGAACGAAGTGAGCCGTGAGGCCGTCTGGCGCCGCAGGGGAGTCGCTACGCGGGCACTACGCGAGCGAAGCGAGCGTATCCCGCGTAGCGACCGCCAGCGCGCCGAGGGCTTTCGAGGTGGTTGCAGTCCGGTTGTCGCCAAGCTCAACTTATAAACGAACTCCTAGTGCCCGTTCCGAACCGGGGCGGGAGCGTACGACTGGTCGCGAGCGACGACGGATTCAGGCTCTATCCGAACCAGCAGCGCGGTGTCGGTCGGATCGGCGACGTAGCCCGAAAAGCGGGGGTCCCAGTCGGTACGGTCGGGGCCGAGATACCGGGCCAGCAGTCGCTCGGCGAGGTCGCGGTCGAACGGTTCGACGGTGCCGGTGCCGCGGATCCCGACGTGCTGGACGAGGCCGCGTTCGGCGTCGAAATCGACGACGCCGAGGGCACACCCGGAGTGCTTCTCGACACGGTCGGGGAAGGTATCGGTCGCGGAATCGCCGAGTATCCAGGCGGCCTCGTCCTCCCAGAGATACCAGACGGGCGATTCGCGGGCGCCTTCCGGCGCCGCCGTAGCGAGATGGCCGAACAGCGGCCGGGCGAGAAAGGCCTCGATGCTGGCACCGAGGGTGTTCTCGACGACGTTCATACCCGTACTGCGGGCGGTTCGGGGATGAATGTGGCGATATTTGCCGGAAAAATTGCGGTCCCGTCGCTGGTCGGTGTGGAATGTTGAGAACGCCGAGGAGGAGATTTGAACTCCTGAGTCCGTGAGGACAGTTGCTCTCGAAGCAACCGCCTTGGCCAGGCTAGGCTACCTCGGCTCACCTATTCGTGGGGGTGTGGCGACTTTATGGGTTTCGGTCCGCGGCCGTCCGGTGGTTCGGGAGAGCCGATAGCACCTCAGTCCTCGTGGCGAACGACGGTGACGGGCACGGGCGAGCGGCGGACGACCGTCTCGGCGACGCTGCCCAGCAGGACCCGCGAGACGCCCTCACGGCCGTGGCTGCCGATGACGACGTGTTCCATGTCGTGTTCCTCGG of the Natronomonas halophila genome contains:
- a CDS encoding pyridoxamine 5'-phosphate oxidase family protein, with the protein product MNVVENTLGASIEAFLARPLFGHLATAAPEGARESPVWYLWEDEAAWILGDSATDTFPDRVEKHSGCALGVVDFDAERGLVQHVGIRGTGTVEPFDRDLAERLLARYLGPDRTDWDPRFSGYVADPTDTALLVRIEPESVVARDQSYAPAPVRNGH